A window from uncultured Desulfobacter sp. encodes these proteins:
- a CDS encoding winged helix-turn-helix domain-containing protein encodes MLLEKPGQVFSRSRLVKKVLGYEHDGYDRTIDSHIKNLRKKIAVHIPDAKPIESVYGTGYRFSVSIF; translated from the coding sequence ATGCTCCTGGAAAAGCCGGGCCAGGTATTTTCTCGATCCCGGTTGGTGAAAAAGGTCCTGGGATACGAACACGACGGGTACGACAGGACCATTGACAGCCATATTAAAAACCTGCGTAAGAAAATAGCCGTCCATATTCCCGATGCAAAACCCATTGAATCGGTTTACGGAACAGGATATCGATTTTCCGTTTCCATTTTCTGA
- a CDS encoding carboxyl transferase domain-containing protein, giving the protein MKSYFENMAPFGKALKTGTIKRTQSNYEQVQAAEKKILAAVDAVKHLGLPEEKINQRGQMTVWQRLEYIVDPGTWTPLHTLYNPADNVEGTTNVIDGLGKIAGKWAVVIGFDNKVMAGAWLAGQSENILRVTDLAERLNIPLVWLVNCSGAKLTEQEKFYANRRGSGTPFFRHAELAQEGIPVLAAIYGTNPAGGGYQSISPAVLFAHEQCNMAVGGAGIVSGMAPQGGFTVDMAEALVEKAKEHREKPPGSVATHYDHTGFFRFVYKEEKEVLDGVRDYMKKLPAYDPEFFRVTAPKSPIFEAEEIMRLLPIASKTVYDFDDILARLVDGSEHMEFRPDYGPEVYTGLCRVDGLLVACIGNRQGYLGKGYPEYADYPGMGGKLYRQGLLKMNEFVTLCGRDRIPVIWFQDTSGIDVGDVAEKAELLGLGQSLVYSIQQSGLPMMLAILRKGTAAAHYVMGGPQANRNNAFTLGTCATEICVMHGETAAVANYARRLVKEKDAGRDLEPVVEKMNALAQKYKDTSTPLYCAKHGMVDEVVRLADLRHYMQAFAGAAYQNPKSICPHHQMILPRIIRDHSAAKKEA; this is encoded by the coding sequence ATGAAATCCTATTTTGAAAACATGGCGCCTTTCGGCAAAGCACTTAAGACGGGGACAATAAAACGTACCCAGAGTAATTACGAACAGGTGCAGGCGGCGGAAAAAAAGATTTTGGCCGCCGTTGACGCGGTTAAACACCTCGGTCTTCCCGAAGAGAAGATTAACCAGCGCGGCCAGATGACCGTATGGCAGCGTCTGGAATACATTGTGGATCCGGGCACCTGGACCCCGCTTCATACGCTCTATAATCCGGCGGATAATGTTGAGGGAACGACCAATGTCATTGACGGCCTTGGAAAAATTGCAGGCAAATGGGCCGTTGTGATCGGTTTTGACAATAAAGTCATGGCCGGTGCCTGGCTGGCCGGCCAGTCCGAAAATATTTTGCGGGTCACGGACCTTGCAGAGCGGCTCAATATTCCGCTGGTCTGGCTGGTCAACTGCAGCGGGGCAAAGCTCACCGAACAGGAAAAATTTTATGCCAACCGAAGGGGTTCCGGCACGCCGTTTTTCAGGCATGCGGAACTTGCCCAGGAGGGCATCCCAGTGTTGGCAGCCATCTACGGCACCAACCCCGCCGGCGGCGGCTACCAGTCCATCAGCCCTGCAGTGCTGTTTGCCCATGAACAGTGCAATATGGCCGTGGGCGGGGCAGGCATTGTCAGCGGCATGGCGCCTCAGGGCGGGTTTACTGTGGATATGGCCGAAGCCCTGGTCGAAAAAGCCAAAGAACACCGGGAAAAGCCCCCCGGTTCCGTGGCCACTCATTATGATCACACCGGGTTTTTTCGCTTTGTTTACAAAGAGGAAAAAGAGGTGCTGGACGGCGTCAGGGATTATATGAAAAAGCTGCCGGCCTATGATCCTGAATTCTTCCGAGTGACCGCGCCTAAATCACCGATTTTTGAGGCCGAAGAGATCATGCGGCTGCTTCCCATCGCCTCCAAAACCGTATATGATTTTGACGATATCCTGGCAAGGCTTGTGGACGGTTCCGAGCACATGGAATTTCGCCCCGATTACGGCCCTGAAGTCTACACAGGACTGTGCCGGGTGGATGGATTGCTTGTGGCCTGCATCGGAAACCGCCAGGGCTATCTTGGCAAGGGCTACCCCGAATACGCCGATTATCCGGGCATGGGGGGAAAGCTGTATCGCCAGGGGCTGCTGAAGATGAACGAGTTTGTGACCCTGTGCGGCAGGGACAGAATCCCTGTGATCTGGTTCCAGGACACCTCGGGCATTGATGTGGGTGATGTTGCCGAAAAAGCAGAACTTTTGGGCCTGGGCCAGTCCCTGGTCTACTCCATCCAGCAGTCAGGGCTTCCCATGATGCTTGCCATTTTACGCAAGGGAACGGCCGCTGCCCATTATGTCATGGGCGGGCCCCAGGCCAATAGGAACAATGCCTTTACCCTGGGTACCTGCGCCACGGAAATCTGTGTGATGCACGGCGAGACGGCGGCAGTGGCCAATTACGCCAGACGGCTTGTCAAGGAAAAGGACGCGGGCCGGGATCTTGAACCCGTGGTGGAGAAGATGAACGCCCTGGCACAAAAATACAAGGATACCTCAACACCGCTTTATTGCGCAAAACACGGCATGGTGGATGAGGTTGTCAGGCTTGCCGATCTGCGGCACTATATGCAGGCCTTTGCCGGCGCAGCTTACCAGAACCCCAAATCCATCTGTCCCCATCATCAGATGATCCTGCCCAGAATCATTCGGGATCATTCGGCTGCAAAGAAAGAGGCATAA
- a CDS encoding circularly permuted type 2 ATP-grasp protein: MRPTNEPIPGADPGPSGDKPVTPVFTTDILNQSTAIDLGRGEMPLHWAGLAKYLNSLGTAELSQRWKKARQIIQEHGSAYNVFNPKTATERPWTLDPIPLPISSRTWQLLEHGIQQRSKLLALIFRDIYGHQELIKNRVIPAELIFGNPGFLRQCRFGYERGIPDHHLFSSDLICRADGRWQVASHGTQVPAGIGYALENRVILTRILPRMFHSRKVQRLAPFFKYLSLSLMEISGQKQQEPRIVMLCEGPFGAHYFEQVFLARYLGYTLVEANDLTTRGDWVFLKTLGGLQRVDVILRRIPDYGCDPLLDANSSFPGIPGLLQAARAGNVAISNALGSGILESPGLFALLPKLCREILGEPLILENVDTFWLGTPEIMYRVLEDIKSSARPMTLFSAFSPAHAQVVNTRSLTGPKKQALIAAIQNMPYAWVGRYPVEPSTVPVWSEKGVKNRYTAVRLFSSSITENGGTAPVKAADLVETAVMSGGLARVADDPEALALSGTGGKGQGAKDAWCLSERPTEFKSMLHRFSTPFEIHRGSDLPSRVADNMLWLGRYMERTEGMLRVIRSVLMRVHSETQLNKVSEMPFFLRVMANLKIVSADLGRPDASFSVSILEKELYRSIYGVQIQSSILNCLSNAIQVADRVRDRLSDDSWQILGRIEKGLVKIDPKTQSSEILEMLSDIILNMSAFAGLALESMTRGMGWRFMDMGRRIERALHMTTVMASLIQGNYVPDPNDLEAVLEVADSRITYHTRYRTTILMEPLVDLLLLDEINPRSVGFQLAVLHTHLENLPKSQPFPFRTKEEKIILDLTTRIRLADTQELMVRGEEHVFPNLDTLLENCTRTCRALPTASPSTI; the protein is encoded by the coding sequence ATGCGTCCGACCAATGAGCCCATCCCCGGGGCAGACCCGGGACCGTCCGGGGACAAGCCTGTTACCCCGGTATTTACCACGGATATATTAAACCAGAGCACAGCCATTGATTTGGGCCGCGGTGAAATGCCGCTCCATTGGGCCGGACTGGCTAAATATCTTAACAGCCTGGGGACTGCAGAACTCTCCCAGCGCTGGAAAAAAGCGCGGCAGATTATCCAGGAACACGGATCTGCCTACAATGTTTTCAATCCGAAAACCGCCACAGAACGGCCCTGGACCCTTGATCCTATTCCTCTGCCCATTTCAAGCCGCACCTGGCAACTCCTTGAGCACGGTATCCAGCAGCGTTCAAAACTTTTGGCGTTGATTTTTAGGGATATTTACGGTCACCAGGAGTTGATTAAAAACCGGGTAATCCCCGCGGAACTGATATTTGGCAATCCAGGATTTTTGCGCCAATGCCGGTTTGGTTATGAACGGGGTATCCCGGATCATCACCTCTTTTCTTCGGATCTCATCTGTCGGGCTGATGGCCGTTGGCAGGTGGCTTCCCACGGCACCCAGGTACCGGCAGGTATCGGATATGCCCTGGAAAACCGCGTGATCCTTACCCGGATTCTGCCCCGGATGTTTCACTCCAGAAAAGTCCAGCGCCTGGCGCCGTTTTTTAAATACCTGAGTCTCTCCCTGATGGAAATTTCAGGCCAAAAACAACAGGAACCCCGCATTGTGATGCTCTGTGAAGGCCCCTTTGGTGCCCACTATTTTGAGCAGGTTTTTCTGGCAAGGTATCTGGGCTATACCCTGGTGGAGGCCAATGATCTGACCACTAGGGGAGACTGGGTGTTTCTCAAGACCCTGGGGGGGCTCCAGCGGGTGGATGTTATTTTGCGGCGGATTCCCGATTATGGCTGTGACCCTCTGCTGGACGCCAATTCAAGCTTTCCCGGTATTCCCGGCCTGCTCCAGGCTGCTAGGGCAGGTAACGTGGCCATAAGCAATGCGCTTGGATCGGGTATCCTTGAATCTCCGGGGCTGTTTGCACTGCTGCCCAAGTTGTGCCGGGAGATCCTGGGCGAACCGTTAATTCTGGAAAATGTGGATACATTCTGGCTGGGGACGCCGGAAATCATGTATCGGGTGCTTGAAGATATAAAAAGCAGTGCCCGGCCCATGACCCTTTTCAGCGCATTCAGCCCGGCCCATGCCCAGGTGGTGAATACCCGGTCTTTGACTGGGCCTAAAAAACAGGCCTTGATTGCCGCCATCCAGAATATGCCCTATGCCTGGGTCGGACGTTATCCGGTTGAACCGTCCACTGTACCGGTCTGGTCTGAAAAAGGCGTAAAAAACAGATACACGGCCGTGCGCCTGTTTTCTTCGTCCATCACGGAGAATGGCGGCACCGCACCTGTAAAAGCGGCTGACCTGGTTGAAACCGCTGTCATGTCCGGGGGCCTGGCCCGGGTGGCCGATGATCCGGAAGCCCTTGCGCTGTCCGGTACCGGGGGGAAAGGGCAGGGGGCCAAAGATGCCTGGTGCCTGTCCGAGCGGCCCACGGAATTTAAAAGTATGCTCCACCGCTTTTCCACTCCCTTTGAAATTCACAGGGGAAGTGACCTGCCCAGCCGGGTGGCGGATAACATGCTCTGGCTGGGGCGGTATATGGAACGTACCGAAGGGATGCTGCGGGTGATCCGAAGCGTCTTAATGCGTGTGCACAGCGAGACCCAGCTGAACAAAGTCAGCGAAATGCCGTTTTTTCTCCGGGTCATGGCCAATTTGAAAATCGTCTCTGCCGATCTTGGCCGGCCGGATGCCTCGTTTTCCGTAAGTATCCTTGAAAAAGAGTTGTACCGCTCCATCTATGGGGTTCAGATACAAAGCAGTATTCTTAACTGCCTGAGCAACGCCATCCAGGTTGCGGACCGGGTAAGGGACCGGCTCTCGGATGATTCATGGCAGATTCTCGGGCGCATTGAAAAAGGGTTGGTTAAGATTGATCCTAAAACCCAGAGTTCCGAAATTCTGGAAATGCTCAGCGATATTATCCTGAACATGTCCGCCTTTGCAGGACTTGCTCTGGAAAGCATGACCCGGGGAATGGGATGGCGGTTCATGGACATGGGCCGCAGGATTGAACGGGCCCTTCATATGACAACCGTCATGGCAAGTCTGATCCAGGGCAATTATGTTCCGGACCCCAATGATCTTGAGGCGGTACTTGAGGTGGCGGACAGCCGCATCACATATCACACCCGGTACCGGACCACCATTCTCATGGAACCCTTGGTGGATTTGCTTTTGCTGGATGAGATCAATCCCCGGTCTGTGGGGTTTCAATTGGCGGTTTTGCATACACATTTGGAAAATTTACCCAAATCCCAGCCTTTTCCTTTCCGGACAAAGGAGGAAAAAATTATTCTGGATCTGACCACCCGGATTCGCCTGGCAGATACACAGGAGTTGATGGTACGTGGTGAAGAACATGTTTTTCCCAACCTGGATACCTTACTTGAAAATTGTACAAGGACTTGCAGGGCCTTGCCGACAGCATCACCCAGCACTATTTAA
- a CDS encoding transglutaminase family protein, with the protein MKYKISHRTHYQYESPASLSHSELVLIPRNSEYQTCTQSRVCMKPEPSVRSMRLDYFGNTVINICLESPHTELDILADSEVLLHPPVCVMPDQTPAWEQVRDTIGQYKTPKDLDAFEFVFASPMVQPSNAVAQWAAEVFAPGVPILRAALDLTHRIFTEFAYDPNATSTFTPLSKSFEIKRGVCQDFAHVGVACLRAMGLAARYVSGYLNTQPPPGKSKLVGADASHAWFSIYVPGAGWVDLDPTNDVMPIDQHVTLAWGRDYGDVTPVRGTVLGGGNHRLQVAVDVLQQP; encoded by the coding sequence ATGAAATATAAAATCAGTCACCGGACCCATTATCAATACGAGTCGCCGGCATCACTCTCCCATAGTGAACTGGTGCTGATTCCCAGAAATTCGGAGTATCAGACCTGTACACAAAGTCGGGTTTGCATGAAGCCTGAACCGTCCGTCCGGTCCATGCGTTTGGATTATTTCGGCAATACCGTGATCAATATCTGTCTTGAAAGTCCCCATACCGAGCTTGATATCCTGGCAGACTCCGAAGTGCTCCTTCATCCGCCTGTTTGTGTGATGCCGGATCAGACCCCGGCCTGGGAGCAGGTCAGAGATACCATCGGTCAGTATAAAACGCCTAAGGATCTGGACGCCTTTGAATTTGTTTTTGCCTCTCCCATGGTCCAACCCAGCAATGCGGTTGCACAATGGGCGGCTGAGGTCTTTGCGCCGGGCGTCCCCATACTTCGCGCCGCCCTGGATTTGACCCACAGGATCTTTACCGAGTTCGCCTACGACCCCAATGCCACCTCAACCTTTACCCCCCTTTCTAAATCGTTTGAGATAAAACGGGGTGTGTGTCAGGACTTTGCCCATGTGGGCGTTGCCTGTCTTCGGGCCATGGGGCTTGCCGCCCGGTATGTCAGCGGTTATCTGAACACCCAGCCCCCGCCGGGGAAATCAAAGCTGGTGGGGGCTGATGCCTCACACGCCTGGTTTTCCATTTATGTGCCGGGTGCCGGGTGGGTGGATCTGGACCCGACCAATGATGTCATGCCCATTGATCAGCATGTTACCCTGGCCTGGGGCCGGGATTATGGGGATGTGACTCCGGTTCGGGGTACGGTGCTTGGCGGCGGGAACCACCGTCTCCAGGTGGCTGTGGATGTGCTGCAACAGCCTTAA
- a CDS encoding flagellin: protein MGLTINQNSTALIAAKMLERNNTGLTNSLERIATGRKINSAADNAAGMTIANSLRSQSLAAGQEFQNLNDKVSLAQTADGALGRITDMLQGIRTKAIEASGGSNSTSSLTAIQSDIEGALKAIDDVAGTTSYNGLNLLDGSFSSSGLSISSAATSSLGSQASGWLSDIDITTEEGAKKAIETIDLALGQIAENRSSVGASTNQYTSDINNLATTQINLMASESEIRDVDIAEESIVLNQMKLLREANVYALNQSNDSQDRLTNLLG, encoded by the coding sequence ATGGGACTTACCATTAACCAAAACTCCACGGCATTAATCGCCGCAAAAATGCTTGAAAGAAACAACACCGGTTTGACGAATTCCCTGGAACGTATCGCAACCGGCCGGAAAATCAACTCAGCCGCAGACAACGCAGCCGGTATGACCATTGCCAACAGCTTGAGAAGCCAGTCTCTGGCGGCCGGACAGGAATTCCAAAACCTCAATGATAAAGTATCCCTAGCCCAAACCGCCGACGGCGCTTTGGGCCGGATTACGGATATGCTCCAGGGTATCAGAACCAAGGCCATAGAAGCCTCAGGCGGGAGCAATTCCACGTCAAGTCTGACCGCCATCCAGTCTGATATTGAAGGCGCACTGAAGGCCATCGACGATGTTGCGGGCACCACATCTTACAATGGACTAAATCTGTTGGACGGTTCTTTCAGCAGCAGCGGGCTTTCAATCTCGTCTGCGGCAACCTCAAGCCTTGGCTCCCAGGCAAGCGGCTGGTTGTCCGACATTGATATCACCACCGAGGAAGGTGCCAAAAAAGCCATTGAGACCATAGATCTTGCCCTGGGCCAGATCGCCGAGAACCGGTCTTCGGTGGGGGCCAGCACCAATCAATACACATCAGATATTAACAACCTGGCCACCACCCAGATCAACCTGATGGCCTCGGAATCTGAAATCAGGGATGTGGACATCGCAGAAGAAAGCATTGTCTTAAACCAGATGAAACTGCTCAGGGAAGCAAACGTCTATGCCCTGAATCAGTCCAATGATTCCCAGGATAGACTGACGAACCTGCTGGGATAA
- a CDS encoding acetyl-CoA carboxylase biotin carboxyl carrier protein subunit has protein sequence MSEDVLAPLSGKIVSLSVEPGTQIEEDDEILVIEAMKMETPIFAPCSGTVSKIVVKEGDAVEEDDLLAIIE, from the coding sequence ATGTCTGAAGACGTATTGGCCCCCCTGTCAGGAAAAATTGTCAGCTTAAGCGTCGAACCGGGTACGCAGATAGAAGAGGATGACGAAATTCTGGTGATCGAAGCCATGAAAATGGAAACCCCCATCTTTGCACCTTGTTCCGGCACCGTCTCAAAGATCGTCGTCAAGGAGGGGGATGCGGTGGAAGAGGACGATTTGTTAGCCATTATTGAATAG
- a CDS encoding sodium ion-translocating decarboxylase subunit beta: protein MSALHALFQTTGLFYVTPGIVVMWIIGLSLIYLAVAKSYEPLLLLPIGFGIILVNLPLAGLMTPHEGLLWKFYEYGIHWEIIPPVIFLGLGALTDFGPLIANPRLIFLGAGAQAGVYITFFAAQAFGFDLKAAATIGIIGGADGPTTIFLASKLAPSLLGVCAVAAYSYMALVPIIQPPVMKLLTTPDERRIRMAKGRKVGKLEKTLFPIVSTFVVILLVPASAPLISMFMLGNLFRESGVVERLHGAAQNELMNIVTIFLGVPVGATMNAENFLRPQVIFVFCLGLFAFVVSTMTGVLLAKLMNLFSKNKINPLLGAAGVSAVPMAARVVHKVGMEADKKNYLLMYAMGPNVAGVIGTVIAAGIFLTLLGG, encoded by the coding sequence ATGAGCGCATTGCATGCCTTGTTCCAGACCACGGGATTGTTTTATGTCACCCCAGGCATTGTGGTCATGTGGATCATTGGGCTGTCCTTGATCTACCTTGCCGTCGCAAAATCCTACGAACCCCTTTTGCTGCTGCCCATAGGGTTCGGAATCATCCTGGTAAATCTACCTTTGGCAGGTCTCATGACCCCCCATGAAGGATTGCTCTGGAAATTTTACGAGTATGGTATTCACTGGGAGATTATCCCGCCGGTGATTTTTTTAGGATTAGGAGCGCTCACGGATTTTGGGCCGCTCATTGCCAATCCCAGGCTGATTTTCCTGGGTGCGGGTGCCCAGGCCGGGGTGTACATTACCTTTTTTGCGGCCCAGGCCTTTGGATTTGACCTGAAAGCCGCGGCAACTATCGGCATTATCGGCGGGGCGGACGGGCCCACCACCATATTCCTGGCATCCAAACTGGCCCCTTCCCTGTTAGGCGTCTGCGCTGTGGCCGCCTATTCCTACATGGCGCTGGTGCCCATCATCCAGCCACCGGTGATGAAGCTTTTGACGACTCCGGACGAAAGACGTATCCGCATGGCCAAGGGCAGAAAGGTGGGCAAACTTGAAAAAACCCTGTTTCCCATTGTCTCAACCTTTGTCGTCATCCTATTGGTTCCGGCATCGGCACCGTTGATCTCCATGTTCATGCTGGGTAATCTGTTCCGGGAGTCCGGCGTGGTGGAGCGGCTCCATGGTGCTGCCCAGAATGAACTGATGAATATTGTTACCATCTTTCTTGGGGTGCCGGTGGGTGCAACCATGAATGCGGAAAATTTTTTGAGGCCCCAGGTGATATTTGTGTTTTGCCTGGGGCTGTTTGCCTTTGTGGTTTCCACCATGACAGGGGTGCTTCTGGCCAAGCTCATGAACCTTTTTTCCAAAAATAAAATAAATCCGCTGTTGGGCGCGGCCGGTGTTTCGGCCGTGCCCATGGCAGCCAGGGTTGTGCATAAGGTGGGCATGGAAGCGGACAAGAAAAATTATCTGCTCATGTATGCCATGGGACCCAATGTGGCGGGGGTTATCGGCACCGTGATTGCGGCGGGTATCTTTTTAACCCTTTTGGGGGGATGA
- a CDS encoding CBS domain-containing protein, whose product MKEILIKTVMTPLHDYVTLKETDTIYDVFQVLEKNKSENRQAHRDVIVVDNDGKFKGKVTMLDIFRSLEPNYKKLFKDYKDGTLTKEYVINAIRDFNLWMEPIQNLCERGADIKISEIMHVPSDVEYLQENDSLEKALHEYVMGVHQPLIVKNGDTVTGVLRFCDLFEVIRERMLSCPAPE is encoded by the coding sequence ATGAAAGAAATTTTGATAAAAACGGTTATGACCCCCTTACATGATTACGTAACACTCAAAGAGACGGACACGATTTATGATGTATTCCAGGTTTTGGAAAAAAATAAATCCGAAAACCGCCAAGCCCACAGGGATGTTATTGTTGTTGATAACGATGGCAAATTCAAGGGAAAAGTCACCATGCTGGATATTTTCAGAAGCCTTGAGCCGAACTATAAAAAACTGTTCAAAGATTACAAAGACGGGACGTTGACCAAGGAGTATGTGATTAATGCCATCCGGGATTTCAACCTTTGGATGGAACCGATTCAAAACCTCTGCGAGCGGGGTGCCGACATCAAAATTTCAGAGATCATGCATGTCCCCAGTGACGTTGAATACCTCCAGGAGAACGATTCTCTAGAAAAAGCGCTGCATGAATATGTCATGGGCGTTCACCAGCCCCTGATCGTAAAAAACGGCGACACTGTCACGGGTGTCCTTAGGTTCTGTGATTTATTTGAGGTGATCAGAGAGAGGATGCTCTCTTGTCCGGCTCCCGAATAA
- the acd gene encoding glutaryl-CoA dehydrogenase Acd: MDFELSKELQMLQKELRKFAQKEIVPYADQWDAEHYLPIKEVMRPLGDMGYFGTVIPEEYGGENLGFLVAMIVTEELAKASSSLRVQVNMQVLGCGYTIYKYGSEELRKKYVEKLCTAEYIGGFGITEPDAGSDVMNIASTAEDKGDHWLLNGSKTWISNADVADCLLYYAYTDKAAGSKGLSAFVIEPKNFAGITTSSLDKLGSHSSPTGELFLDNVKVPKENILGKPGDGAKIVFSSLNQTRLSAAAGGVGLAQACLDEAVKYCNQRKQFGKKIGEFQMNQDMIAQMATEIEATRLLVYKAAWAKDQGRLNNGMDVAMAKYMAGEVAYKCANYAMRILGAYGYSTEYPVARYYRDAPTYAMVEGSANICKWIIALDQLGIRKANR; the protein is encoded by the coding sequence ATGGATTTTGAATTAAGCAAAGAACTGCAAATGCTCCAAAAGGAGCTGCGAAAATTTGCCCAAAAAGAGATCGTTCCCTATGCAGATCAGTGGGATGCGGAGCACTACCTGCCCATTAAAGAGGTGATGCGGCCTCTGGGTGATATGGGATATTTCGGCACCGTCATTCCCGAAGAATACGGTGGTGAAAATTTGGGTTTTCTGGTTGCCATGATCGTGACCGAGGAACTGGCCAAGGCCTCGTCTTCTTTGCGGGTCCAGGTGAATATGCAGGTCCTGGGCTGCGGATACACCATTTATAAATACGGCAGTGAAGAACTCCGCAAAAAATATGTGGAAAAGCTTTGCACTGCCGAATACATCGGCGGATTCGGCATCACTGAGCCGGATGCCGGTTCCGATGTCATGAACATTGCCTCCACCGCCGAAGACAAAGGCGACCACTGGCTGCTCAACGGCAGCAAAACATGGATCTCCAATGCCGATGTGGCTGACTGTCTGCTCTACTATGCCTATACGGATAAAGCTGCCGGTTCCAAGGGGCTGTCCGCCTTTGTGATCGAACCTAAAAATTTTGCCGGCATCACCACCTCTTCGTTGGATAAACTGGGGTCCCACTCTTCTCCCACAGGGGAATTATTTTTGGATAATGTGAAGGTGCCCAAAGAAAATATCCTTGGCAAACCTGGCGACGGTGCTAAAATTGTATTTTCATCGTTGAACCAGACCCGACTCTCCGCCGCTGCCGGCGGCGTGGGCCTGGCCCAGGCCTGCCTGGACGAAGCCGTCAAATACTGCAATCAGAGAAAGCAGTTCGGCAAAAAGATCGGCGAATTCCAGATGAACCAGGACATGATCGCCCAGATGGCCACGGAAATCGAAGCCACCCGGCTGCTGGTTTATAAAGCGGCCTGGGCCAAGGACCAGGGCCGGCTGAACAACGGCATGGATGTGGCCATGGCCAAATACATGGCCGGCGAAGTGGCGTATAAATGCGCCAACTACGCCATGAGAATCCTGGGTGCCTACGGCTATTCAACCGAATATCCGGTGGCCCGCTATTACCGGGATGCGCCTACCTACGCCATGGTGGAGGGGTCCGCCAACATCTGCAAATGGATTATTGCCCTGGATCAATTGGGTATCAGAAAAGCGAACAGATAG
- a CDS encoding response regulator, producing the protein MLIVEDEERIRALLVDYFRAANMTPIPMGRGDEVLAFLETRAPDLILLDLMLPGVDGKTLCRKIRSFSNVPIIMLTARVEEEDILDGLAGGADDYICKPFSPKEVVARVQTVLRRTRNEFAITTLRKGPFLLTFLQGRPLFQTGPLASPRLSSISLKCSWKSRARYFLDPGW; encoded by the coding sequence ATTCTGATTGTTGAAGACGAGGAAAGAATAAGAGCGCTTCTGGTCGATTATTTTAGGGCCGCCAACATGACGCCCATTCCCATGGGACGAGGGGACGAGGTTCTTGCCTTCCTTGAGACACGCGCCCCTGACCTGATTCTTCTGGACCTCATGCTACCCGGGGTAGACGGTAAGACCTTGTGCCGGAAAATCCGTTCATTTTCCAATGTCCCTATTATTATGCTTACGGCCCGTGTAGAAGAGGAGGATATCCTTGACGGTTTAGCCGGGGGCGCGGATGACTACATCTGCAAACCCTTCAGTCCAAAGGAGGTGGTGGCCAGGGTGCAGACAGTGCTGCGCCGGACCCGGAATGAGTTTGCGATCACAACGCTGAGAAAAGGCCCCTTTCTTTTAACTTTTCTGCAAGGCAGGCCTTTGTTTCAGACCGGCCCCTTGGCCTCACCCCGACTGAGTTCGATATCCTTAAAATGCTCCTGGAAAAGCCGGGCCAGGTATTTTCTCGATCCCGGTTGGTGA